The genomic stretch ATGGCTGAAAGACCCGAATAAAGTGAAACCGGGCACAAAAATGCCTAACTTTGAATTTTCTGATGATGAAATAGAAACCATAGTTGGATATTTTAAATATATGAAACGTGACATTGACAGCGAGCAGATTTTAAACGATCATTCAGACATTCAGAAAGCAGGTGGAGAACTCTTTAAGGCATACGATTGTTTGGCGTGTCATCGGCTTGGAAAAACCGGTCGCTTCACAGGACCAAACCTCACATGGATTGGAGTGCGTAAGACAAGTGATTGGGTAAGCGTATGGCTGAAGGACCCTCCCGCGTATAAACCGGATACTTTTATGCCCAATTTCAAGCTATCGGATGGCGAGATTGATGCATTGACTCATTATTTGGCATCCCTTAAGGGGAGCGAGAATGAAGCTGCGAGAGATTGGGAATCCATTACCGCATTCTTCCTTGATGCGCGTCCACGCGAAAGAGGCAGACTTGTGGCCGATCGGTTAGCCTGCTGGAGCTGTCATGGTCCCGCCCTGGACGAAGGGGTGGAAAATCCCAACGCTCAGCCTGATGGATTTGTCCCTGCCATAAACACGTCTTATTTTGATTTTGAAGAAGAGGATCTTATTGCAATCATCCTCGAAGGTTCAACTCCTCTTAAAATTGAGCCGAATGGTGAAACTCCACCATTCAGTTGTCCGCCGTGGGAAGACGCTTTGAACGAATTAGAAATAGCCGATTTGCTTTCATATCTCGATAGTATTGTACCCGAAAGCTCGAAATGGGGTTTTGAATAACCCTCCTTAGGAGAAATTAATGTTAAGAAATATGTTTGTCGCGATCTTTGTTATCATAATTCCTGTTT from Candidatus Neomarinimicrobiota bacterium encodes the following:
- a CDS encoding c-type cytochrome codes for the protein MGKSFSRSSFCSFLLFVVTIIIPFTAIFAAGKSDEKHLAAAKRFLNSDIVQEKNCFICHTIGTSGGTVGPILNQVSNRRSPEWLRKWLKDPNKVKPGTKMPNFEFSDDEIETIVGYFKYMKRDIDSEQILNDHSDIQKAGGELFKAYDCLACHRLGKTGRFTGPNLTWIGVRKTSDWVSVWLKDPPAYKPDTFMPNFKLSDGEIDALTHYLASLKGSENEAARDWESITAFFLDARPRERGRLVADRLACWSCHGPALDEGVENPNAQPDGFVPAINTSYFDFEEEDLIAIILEGSTPLKIEPNGETPPFSCPPWEDALNELEIADLLSYLDSIVPESSKWGFE